GCACGAGGTTCGAGACGCCCTCGCGCATCTTGTCGTTGAGGATCCGGTTGTACTCTTCGGCGAGCCCGGCGGTGGCGCGTTCCCCGGGCTCGAAGAAGACCTTGCGGCCGACCTCGTCGGCTGGGATGGGCGCGTTCACGACCTGGAGCTGCACGTGGGAGTCCGCCGGGAAGTAGTTGAACAGCGAGCTCATCACGGTGAAGGCCGTCTCGCGCGCCTCCTTGCGCGCGGACTGGTAGCTGATGTCGGAGAACTCGACCGTCTGGCTGAACACCCCGGGCATCACCTGGGCGATGCCGTCCTTGTACATGGCGTCGTAGCCGACGTAGGCAGCCATCTCGCGCGAGCGGTCGCGCTCCCGGCGGCGCCTCTGCCGCTCGGCCTCCGCGCCCTTCGAGGCGTCCTTGCGCCCGCCCGTGCCGCCGAGGAGCAGCCCGAGGGTGCTCGGGCGCTTCGGCCTATTCTCCTTGTTGCTTCTTGCTCGGCTCATAGAGCTCGGCTCCTTTCTTCCTTGCCCTGCGCCTCGCGCGACGTCCCGGGCGGCCCGGGCGCGGCGAGCCCTCGGGGAGGCTCCCGGCGAGGCAGGGCTCGTACGCGAGCAGCTGCGGGGAGAGCTCGTGGGCCGCCAAAAGCGGCAGCAGCTCCTCGGCGCGCATGCCGAAGGGCCGCCAGAACCCGGCGAGCCAGAACGGCATGCTGCAGAGCATGATCGGGAAGGCCGCGTCCGCGACGTCTGCGCGCAGGCCCAGGTGGACGAAGGCCGCCGCCCCGACCGCGCTGCCGAAGCCGAGCGACACGCATGCGAGCGTGCGCAGGCTCATCTTCCCGACGATCTTCTCCTCGTACTCGCCGATGTCCTTCTGCACCGGTATCCTGAGCGCCATTCGAGACGCCCCCTATGCCGGCAGCCAGGACGTGTCCAGCTGCCCGAAGTAGACCGACGCGGCGATGATGATCGCGCCGCCGGCGATGGTGGATATGGCGGTCGCGATCTGCGGGCCGCCCTGCTGCTCCCTGATGGCCAGGCCGAGCGAGACCGCTCCCCACACGACCAGGAAGCCGCCGAGGAAGGTCACGCAGCCCGACACGAGCTTGATGACGTTTGCGAGCATGCTGCTCTCCTTTGCTTTCGGTTGACGATGTTCCTTGCCGTTCCTCCCCCGCGGCGGGGGAGGCCCGCGCCCGCCGCGGCCCCGTCACGAGTTGCCTTCCTTCTGCCTGCGGTACTCTGTGAAGTCGAACGGGCCGCGGCGCGCGGCCTCCTCGAGCAGGCGCGAGCGCGGGTGGCGCTCGAGCCGGTACTTCCGGTCCATGAGCGGCATGCACCCGTTCACGAGCACGAGCGCGTCCTCGCGCGGCATGCGCGCCACCTCGGCGGGCTGTATGAGGTCGCGCTCGGAGATGCCGCGGTTCACGGTCCGGGTCCAGCCGGCGCCCCGCGAGTCGCTCTGCGTCTCGCTCGCCACCGTCTGCTTGCCGGCCATCTTGCTGATCTCCTCGTTGGTCTCGTTCGCCTTGCCGCCCAGGTAGAGCAGCGTGTCGCAGGCGTTCACGATGGTCTCGGCGTTGTTGTCGCCGTAGGTCTCTTTCAGCTGCGAGAGCGACTGGGCGATCATCGAGACGGCGATGTTCCGGCTGCGGGTGACGGCGATGGTCCGCTCGAAGTCGGGTATTCGCCCGATGTTGGCGAACTCGTCGAAGACGAAGTGCACCGTCGTGGGCAGCGAGCCGCCGTGCGCCTCGAGCGCCTCGGCGCAAAGCGCGCTCACGGCTGTGTCCATGAGCAGGGCGAACAGGAAGTCGAAGGTCGAGTCGGTGTCGCTCATAGACGCGAAGAGCGCGACCTTGGCGCCCTCGTCGCCCATGTGGGCGAGGTCGAGCTCGTCTTTGGAGGTGAGGTCGCGGACGGCGCGGATGGACAGCGGCTTCAGGCGGACGTTGCAGCTCGAGAGCATCGACTTCATGGTGTCGCCGGCGGCCACGCGGAACTCGCGGTAGCTCGCGAGCGCGAAGTCGTCGGGGGGCGCGGGCTCGCGGACCTTGACCCACTCCCACGCGCCGTCCTCCTCGGCGAAGCCGCGCAGCGATCCGCCCTCCGCCGAGGCGCCGCCGCGCCTGACGTAGCGCTCGCCGGTCTCCAGCTCGCGGAACACCATGTCGAGCGGGCTCATGTAGCCCGGGTCGTCGCGGGCGTCGGCGAGCGAGAGCAGCGTGAGCAGCCCGTCGAGGTTTCGGTCGGCGGGTTCGCAGTGCATGACGAGGTAGGCCGTGAGCGCGGTGTAGACCAGGCGCTCGGCCTTCTCCCAGTAGGGGTCGCCCTTGTGGTCGGCCTCGCCCTCGGTGTTGGCGACGATGCCGCGGGCGAAGCGGATGACGCCCGCCTCGTCGCGTATGTAGGCTATGGGGTTGAAGCGCATGGAGCGCGTGAAGTCGATGGTGTCGAACGCGCGGATCTCGTAGCCGAGCTCCGCCAGCGCGCCGCCCATCTCGCGGATGAGCGTGCCCTTCGGGTCGGTCACGAAGAAGCTGGCGTTGGCCTGCAGGAGGTTCGGCTTGACGTAGTAGCGCGTCTTGCCGGTGCCGGGTCCTCCAACCACGAGCACGTTGTCGTTGGTGTCGGTGGAGAGGTCGAACCTGCGGCTCACGAGGCGGATGCGCGCGTTGTCGGTGAGGATGATGTTGTTGTCGGGGTCCTTGGGGTCGCCGAAGGGCGCGATGTCCTTGCGCGTGGCCCACCTGGAGCTACCGTGCTCCTCGCCGTCGCGCCGGGCCCCCTTGGTCCCCAGTGAGCGGGCCCAGGCGATGAGCGCGCCGCACGCGCAGGCGGTCCCGGCGCACAGGGGAAGCGCCTCCGCGGAGAAGACGCGCCCCGCGCGAAGCGCCGCGGGTATCGCCGCCATGGCGGCCTCCGGGTCGAGGATCGGGTTCGCGCCCGACGCCGCGATTGCCGCGGCCGCGAAGTCCCCCGCGGCGAACGCCGCCGCGGCCAGCGCGGCCGCCGCCTGCCACCTCATCTCTCGGGCCCCTCGATCTGGCGCGGGCCGCGGTCCCGGCCGGGGCCCTGGCTGTGGGCCCTCGACGCCTCGCGCGCCCGCTCGGCGCGCTCGGCCAGCCGCTCGGGCGCCTGGCGCCTCTCGGCTATCTCGGAGAGCCGCTCCCTTGCGCGCTCGGCGGCCTTTCCCGTCTCTTGCTCGAGCTGTCGGAAGGCCTCGTCGACCTCGGGGGCGTCCTCCACCTTGAAGAGCAGCCAGTCGCGGCCCCCGCCGGGGATGATGTGGTGCTCGACCGACGCGGCGCGCAGCTTGTCGGAGACGACCTCCTTGATCGTCGCGTACTCGGGAAGCCCCGAGAGCTCCTCGAGGCTGAGCTTCGCGTAGGTCGGCGCGCCGTCGGCCGCGATGGCCTCGGCGCGCCCGCCGGCGATGGTCCCGCGGATTCCCGCGAGGCGCTCGGAGAGCTCCCTCGCGCTGCGCGCCATTGCCTCGGCGCCGGCCTCCTGGCCGATCCTCAGCATCCAGTCGAGCAGCTTGCCACCCGCTTCGTCCCCGTAGTCGCTCGCCATCCCGCGCCTCCCTTCCAGTCGAGATGAAAAGGGGCGCCTTCGCGCCCCGGTCGTCCCTATTCGGCCCCGACGGCCCTCTCGCGCGCCATTGGGGCGCGGGCTTCCTGCCCGGCGTGCGCGCGGCTCGCCTCGCGGGCGGACGCGGCGCGCTGCGCCAGCGGCTCGGGAGCCTTCTCGTGCAGATGGGCCCACTCGCCGCTGCGGCACTGCTCCGGCGTCGCCTCGCACATGTCGCGCATGGCGCGCTCGAACCGCTCGGGCTCCTGGGCGATGGCGCCGAAGCTCCAGCTCTCGAAGCCGGTCCACGCGTCGCCGTCGCGCTTGAGCGTCCACCACTCGTCGCCGCCGTTCACCTGCTGGATGAACGCGAGGTCGCGGTAGCAGAACCCCTGGCGTATGGCCCAGTTGCCCGAGCCGAGCGCCTCGCGGAGCCTGTCGACGCTGTCCGTGCGGGAGAACTCGTAGGGGTACTCCTCGAGGAACGGGTCGTCCTGCCAGTCGAAGCCGCCGACCTTGAGCCAGCCGTTCTCCTGGCACTTCTCCACGAGCCCGTCGTGCTCGCGGCCGGTTATCCTCTCGAAGCCGTCCATGGGCCCTCCGCCTTTCGTTTGTTGCTTGGCGGGCGGCGTCCTCGCGATGGGGGCACGGTGCGAGTCGGAGCAGGCGTGCGTGCTGGCGCGTCGGCGCCGCCCAAGACGTGTATAGCGATTTCGATTGCGGCGGCGACCGGGGTCGCCCGCGATGGGTCGAGCTGGGTCGAGCCGTCCGCGCCTCCACGGGAAGCGCACAGGCTAGCCGAGCCGGCGCCTGTCCCTTCCGCCCAGGTAGACGGGCCTGCAGGTCTGGGAGATCCTGCTCGCGATCGCCTCTGCCGTTACGCGCTCGCCGCGCCTCGCGAGCCTGTCCGCCAGCGCGCCCGGCGCGTAGTTCGACGTGACGATGGTCGGGCGCATGTCCTCGTAGCGCGCGTCGAGCACGCTGAACACGGTGCCGACGGACCATTCCGTCGCGTCCTCCTTGCCGAGGTCGTCGAGCACGAGGACGTCGCACTTGGCGTACCGCGCGACGGCGGCCTCGGTGCCGCCCTCGTCGAACGTGGCCTTCACGCGCTCGAGCATGCCCTTGGCCGTCGTGAAGGCGACGTCGTAGCCGGCCTCGGCGAACAGCCTGGCCATGGCGGAGGCGGCGTGCGTCTTGCCGGCGCCGACGCCCCCGTGTATGTAGAGCCCGGCGCCCCCGTTGCCCGCGAATGAGGCGATGTACTCGGCGAACTCGGGGCGGTCGGCCTCGGCGGCCCAGTAGCGCCTGGGGATGCCCGCGCGCGAGAGCGCCTTCTCCCGGCGGGCGGCCTCCTCCTTGGCGGCGAGGGCCGCGCGCCTTCGCGCCTCGGCCTCCCGCTCGCGAGCCGCGCCCTCGCACGGGCAGGGGGCGGCGGAGACCCAGGCGACCCTGCCCGCCAGCGCCGCGCCGAGCGGATCGAGGGCGGAGCCGCAGTGCGGGCACGCCCTCGGCTCCGGCTCGTCGAAGGAGAGCCCGGCCGCCCGGGCCTGCTCCAGGGTGATGAGTCCCGCTCGGTCCATCGGGCGCCCCTTCCTTATCTTCTGAAGTCCTTGTTGTCCCTTTTGCTTATTGGGTGGCAAATCGTCAGGGGTTTCCCTGTCATCTCGTCAGGGGTTCGGGCTGAGAACCCTGACGGTTCGTCACCCTTGTTCGCGGCGAACCCTGTCATTTCGTCACCCTTTCGCGCCGGGAACCCTGACGAACCGTCAGGGGTTGCCAGCGCTCCGGGCGGCAGCCTCTCGCGCACGATGCGGTACCGCTTGGTGGCGTGCCCGCGTGCCGGGGCGTGCACGCCGCACTCCTCGATGAGGCCCCGGTCGAGCAGGTCGCGGATGGCGCGGTGGACGCTGCGCTCCTGCACGTTGAGGAAGCGGGCCAGGCCGCCCTTGCTCTCGAAGTAGCCGCACCCGGCGTCGCAGAAGCCGAAGATGCGCGCGTAGACGAGCAGGGGAAGGCCGGAGAGGCCCAGGTCCGCCATCATGAAGTGCCGTACCGTCGTGAACTCGCGCGGGGAGGGGCCGTCGCGCCCCTTCGGGCCTGCGGCCGCCATCGGCGCTAGCCCCTTCTGGGCGAGCCGACGACGCTGTTGCGCTCGACCCATGCGACGAGTTCGTCGTGCAGCACGATGCCGTCGCGAGTCTTGCCGCCGATGTAGCGGATCGGGAACGGGTCGTCGGGGTCCTTGGCGAGCCGGTACATGGCGTCGCGGCTGATGCGCAGCATCGCGCACGCCTCGTCGGCGCTGAATATCGCGTTGGTCGATGCGATGAGCCTCACCTGGCTCCTGCTAATGCTCTTGGTCATGGTCGTCCTCGAGCTCCTTTCGTCTCGAGGCTCCCTCGCGTGCCCGGCCGCGGGCGGCTCCTGGGGCGGTCGCCGCCGTCATTTCCTGCCGCTCCTCGACTCGATGTAGGCGTCCACGGACGCCCTCGAAACCAGGAGCTTC
The DNA window shown above is from Collinsella aerofaciens and carries:
- a CDS encoding helix-turn-helix domain-containing protein, producing MTKSISRSQVRLIASTNAIFSADEACAMLRISRDAMYRLAKDPDDPFPIRYIGGKTRDGIVLHDELVAWVERNSVVGSPRRG
- a CDS encoding VirD4-like conjugal transfer protein, CD1115 family, coding for MRWQAAAALAAAAFAAGDFAAAAIAASGANPILDPEAAMAAIPAALRAGRVFSAEALPLCAGTACACGALIAWARSLGTKGARRDGEEHGSSRWATRKDIAPFGDPKDPDNNIILTDNARIRLVSRRFDLSTDTNDNVLVVGGPGTGKTRYYVKPNLLQANASFFVTDPKGTLIREMGGALAELGYEIRAFDTIDFTRSMRFNPIAYIRDEAGVIRFARGIVANTEGEADHKGDPYWEKAERLVYTALTAYLVMHCEPADRNLDGLLTLLSLADARDDPGYMSPLDMVFRELETGERYVRRGGASAEGGSLRGFAEEDGAWEWVKVREPAPPDDFALASYREFRVAAGDTMKSMLSSCNVRLKPLSIRAVRDLTSKDELDLAHMGDEGAKVALFASMSDTDSTFDFLFALLMDTAVSALCAEALEAHGGSLPTTVHFVFDEFANIGRIPDFERTIAVTRSRNIAVSMIAQSLSQLKETYGDNNAETIVNACDTLLYLGGKANETNEEISKMAGKQTVASETQSDSRGAGWTRTVNRGISERDLIQPAEVARMPREDALVLVNGCMPLMDRKYRLERHPRSRLLEEAARRGPFDFTEYRRQKEGNS
- a CDS encoding PrgI family protein, which gives rise to MALRIPVQKDIGEYEEKIVGKMSLRTLACVSLGFGSAVGAAAFVHLGLRADVADAAFPIMLCSMPFWLAGFWRPFGMRAEELLPLLAAHELSPQLLAYEPCLAGSLPEGSPRPGRPGRRARRRARKKGAELYEPSKKQQGE
- a CDS encoding ATP-binding protein, producing the protein MDRAGLITLEQARAAGLSFDEPEPRACPHCGSALDPLGAALAGRVAWVSAAPCPCEGAAREREAEARRRAALAAKEEAARREKALSRAGIPRRYWAAEADRPEFAEYIASFAGNGGAGLYIHGGVGAGKTHAASAMARLFAEAGYDVAFTTAKGMLERVKATFDEGGTEAAVARYAKCDVLVLDDLGKEDATEWSVGTVFSVLDARYEDMRPTIVTSNYAPGALADRLARRGERVTAEAIASRISQTCRPVYLGGRDRRRLG